GTCAGAGAAGCTATTGAAACTGGAAATGCAAGTATAGTAGCTAGAAAACACGGAATTAGCCCTAAAAATGTAAGTTACTGGTTAAGAACTAGAAATAGCCATATT
The sequence above is a segment of the Pseudobacteroides sp. genome. Coding sequences within it:
- a CDS encoding transposase; amino-acid sequence: MGKKVYEKEFIDQIVREAIETGNASIVARKHGISPKNVSYWLRTRNSHI